The DNA window TTAGTAAGTATTTAAATGATTTGTATAAATAAAGTTATAGCCCAACTTAGTGGCGAAAAGGTAAAGCTTACGCTTTATTTTACTGAAGTGAATAAACATTATTATTCCTAGTAAATGTGGTAAACTCAGTGATTACTAATTCAAGCGAAACTTTTCTGAAAGACGCTGTTGTTGAAAGATATAACGTCTCTAAGCTGAATAAAACTCGCATCCGTTTCAAGATTCAGTTAAAGAAGACAACCAAGAGTAATGCTCCCAAATGGACAGATGTTCTCAAATATTCTCAAGATGAACAAGAATCTGACTTAGTGAAGGTTACAACCTCAGAAGTTGGTTTAAAGGGCATCAAAGTTTTCAAAGCTTTAGACGAAGCAGCAAACCAATTAAGGCAAGAAATTGCTTCAGTCCAAGAATGGATGAATTATGACAATGGTGATTGGATTTGTTCTATAGACTTAGCGCCATTGGTCTGGAATCAACTAATCGGAATTCGAGATAATATTGCACCTGTTTTACGCACTCAACTGAAAGAAGAGTATGAAAAGGGGTACACAGACTATCAAGAACGTATTGACAAATTTCTCTCACTCAATGCTTGGCAGTTATCTGTAGAACAACAACAAGAAGTTAAGCAGAACTTAGCCAAAGCTTTTCCCTGTTTAGAGGAACTAGAGGACTATTTACAAGTAGTAATTGGTCGTCCTGTCATTATTCCCGCCATCAGTGAACAACTGTCAGAGAAACAAGCTGAATGCTTAGGGCAAATAAGTCGGTTTATCGAACAGTATGACAGAAATTTAGAACAAACACTGAGGGAATCAGCGATCGCAGGAGGCGAACAACTAGCAGCCCAGTTGCTCGAAGATTTGAGCAATTGGGAACCAGGACGAAAGCCTGTCAACTTCAAGAAGAAGATGGAACGCCATTTCAAGAAAGTCCAAATGCTTTTGGCTAACGCCAGTTTTGAAGCAGGTAGCAGCCTTGGACAAATGATGGCTCATCTAGAAAATGTTCTCGAAAACGCTTCTGTGGATGCTAAAAAGCTGGATTCACAAGGGCGTTCTCAGTTACAGGAAAAAATGGATGAAATTTGCTCCAAGCTTTTGGATGAACAACGCCATCTCCAACGATTAGCAAGTGATGAGGGTATGGGCTTAACCAAAGCTACAGCGATGTCTCTCAAACTTCGCTAGAAAAAACAATCAAGAACGTGTCTGTATCGTCGTTGATCGAAAACGAGGTGTGGGTGTAGAGGAAGACAATACGCCCACACTTCCCAAGCTTGCTACGGAACTGAGAGGGGAAGGAACTTTTTGCTTCCTTGTCTATCACCACTGTTCCCATTAATTTACCAGTCCACAGTATTTAGAGGTAGGAAATGTCACATTTTTCAACTGTCACTACAAAACTAACTAACCGTGAATGTTTAGTACAAGCTCTACAAGATTTGCAGCTTACCGTTCAAGTTTATGAAAAACCACAATCCCTGAGAGGTTATTACGACGACTCCCAAGGACAAAGTGCTGAGATTGTTGTCCCTGGCCGTAGTTTAAGTGTCCGCGCAGATATCGGGTTTAAGTGGGATCAGGAGGCAGGGGTGTATCAACTCATCCATGATGCCTATGAAACTGTACCCCGACTAGGAGAAGACTTCTTTTCGCACACCTTAATACAAGCCTACGGACAGAAGATGGTTCGCGCTAAAGCAGCCCAGTTACAAGAACATCTGGGAGAATGCACCATCACAGAAGAAACCAATGGTCAGGTACATACTCTGCGCCTTGCATTTTCAGCACATCAGCAAACTCAACAAGTTCGGAGGTAATTTATGGAACGGGCAATATTGATACATTTTGACACTGCTACAGGTGAAGTGAAAATAGAAGCCGAGGGATTTGAGGGATTGTCGTGCCTAGAAGCAACTCAACCTTTTGAGGAAGCTTTAGGTGTGGTAAAGGGCGATCGCGTTTACAAACCAGAATCTCAGCAACAGCTTCGTAGCATCATTACTCATCAACAACAGTTGTACCAATAAATGATGACAAGGGAGATAGGCGAAAGACTTCTTGAATAATTCTTCCCTGTCTTCGTGTTATTCCACCAATAAATATTTCGATGGGGGACAAAGAAAATCCCCCTGCACAATTTTTCTATGAGCGAACTACCTGAAGATTATCCGATGCTGCATATTTATCCCTCAAAAGGAGCGCGGCAACCAGTAATTATCAAAGGAAATGCGGAGGGACTGTGCGCTTTAGTCAATGCCCTAATTTCCGCCATTGCTCATCCAAATTCTTCTGGAGTTGCTGAAGTGTTTAACGGCGATGCCGAAGTTTACGAAGTAGTCGTGCATCTTGTTACCACTCACGAAAAACTTTCTCCCGTACCCGATCAAAATTCGCAACAATGAAACTATCAAACCTGATTACCACCATTGACTCTCAAATACCCATCGTGGCAATAGATGTTCTGTCCCCCGAAGAAGCCACTATCATTCAGTGGTTAACTACTGAAGTGATGGACAAACTTAACAGTCCTGTGTACTTCTGGAATTTGGGAGTTTCCGGCTTGGAGCAATGTCTGATTGCTGACGACGGTGGACTGGTGTTCAAATCAGTCGAGACGTATAAAAAGCCTCATAATATAGACCCTTTAATATATGTGTTCGAGTACATCAACAATTTCGGCGGTAATGGGGTTTTCATTCTGGGAGATGTTCACCCTTTTGTGGGTAGAAACTCCCTGCAATTGAGTTGGGAAATCCTCACCAGAGTAAAAAATTTGTACCATCGCCTCAAACCGACTGAAAAGCGAATTGTATTTTTAGGTCAAAACATTCAACTGCACGAATCCCTGCTGAGACTAATTCCTTGCTGTGAAGTTCCTTTGCCCAGCATTGAGCAAATTCAAGACCACTTAGAATCATATTTACTATACTTGCAAGAATCTGCCAGTGAGCAAGAGGTAACTTTTACCGTATCTCTCACCACTGAAGATAAAGAAACCTTGGCAAGGGCAGCTTTAGGCTTGACGCTGGAGGAAATTAGCGACTTTCTGCGGCTGACTGTTAAAGAGCGATTAACTTCTAAAGGTATAGTAATTGATACTACGGTCATCCCTTTGGTTGTCGAATACAAAACCCGCCTACTCGCTCAAATGGGTATCGAATTGGGTAAATCAGCGACCATACCCTTTGGTGGTTTGGATTTATTGCGGGATTGGTTGCAACGCCGCAGCCGGTTATTTTCCCAAGAAGCGCGATCGCTAAATCTACCCCAACCTAAAGGTGTGTTACTAGCAGGGCCACCAGGGACGGGTAAATCGATAGTAGCAAAGAACATTGCAACCATACTCAATCTTCCACTGCTGCAATTAGACATTGCCTCGATGCTTGGTAGCCTGGTGGGAGAATCTGAGGGCAATGTCCGCCGCGCACTCAAGACTGCTGAAGCGATCGCACCCTGTATTTTGTGGATTGATGAAGTCGAGAAAGCACTTTCAGCTAATGGCGATACCTCTGGAGTCTCACAAAGGATTCTGGGAAATATCCTCACTTTCATGTCTGAATGTACGGCGGGGGTGTTTGTGGTGGCAACCTGTAATGACCCAACAGCGCTGCCTATTGAGTTTAAGCGGAAAGGGCGGTTTGATGAAAATTTCTTCGTTGACCTGCCTACTGAGTTGGAACGTTGCCAGATTCTCAAGATTCACTTAGAACGGTTTGGTATAGAAGTTCCACAGGAATATTTAGAGGCGATCGCTGCTGCTACTGACAAATTTAGTGGTGCTGAGTTGGAAACCCTGGCATCAGAAGCAGCACTACTGGCTTTCGATGAAGGAAGACCTCAGCAGGTCACACTGGCTGATTTAGAAAATTGCCAGCTAAACATCACCCCTTTAGCGGTTCAAGATGCTGCTGCTGTTGAGCGGATGCAGTCTTGGTCAAAGATTGCGCGACCAGCTTCCAGTCCTGTGCAGGTGTCTAAGAAAGGTCTTCGTACTTCTAGGTTCCGTACTAATTAGGTATTCCCAAATTAGTAATGATTTGAAGCTTTTGTCAAATGAACATCTGTTGTTGAGATATTCATTTGACATGGCAATACTTTACTCTAAATTATGTCAAAAATATGGAAGTTTACTTAATATTTGTAAATGCGGCTCAGAACAGTAACAAATTCTGGAGTGCAAAAGTTGAGCAAAGCAATCTAACTGTTGAGTGGGGTAGGGTAGGCTACAAATCTCAGCAAAAAGTTCACTCTTTCGGTAATGCTCAACAAGCCGTTTCTAAATTCCACAATCTCGTGGCTGAGAAGAAAATGAAAGGCTACCGAGAAAGCCAACCTCAAATTGATAGTACTTCTGATTCTCTAGAAATCAAAAGAGCTATCCAATTACTGGAGATTTTGCGCCCTTATGTGGCACAAAGACAATTTACCAATAGAAATTATCTAGAGGCATTAAACCAATATTTAAAAATCGTTCCTACACCTTTAGGAATGAAAATAGACCCGTCTCGAATATACCGCGATGTGGCAGATGTTGATCATCAACTATCACTGCTGAACTCTTTGTTGGAAACTGATTCTGTGCTGGCTAATAACACTACAG is part of the Nostoc sp. 'Peltigera membranacea cyanobiont' N6 genome and encodes:
- a CDS encoding DUF1257 domain-containing protein — protein: MSHFSTVTTKLTNRECLVQALQDLQLTVQVYEKPQSLRGYYDDSQGQSAEIVVPGRSLSVRADIGFKWDQEAGVYQLIHDAYETVPRLGEDFFSHTLIQAYGQKMVRAKAAQLQEHLGECTITEETNGQVHTLRLAFSAHQQTQQVRR
- a CDS encoding DUF2997 domain-containing protein, whose amino-acid sequence is MERAILIHFDTATGEVKIEAEGFEGLSCLEATQPFEEALGVVKGDRVYKPESQQQLRSIITHQQQLYQ
- a CDS encoding AAA family ATPase, whose translation is MKLSNLITTIDSQIPIVAIDVLSPEEATIIQWLTTEVMDKLNSPVYFWNLGVSGLEQCLIADDGGLVFKSVETYKKPHNIDPLIYVFEYINNFGGNGVFILGDVHPFVGRNSLQLSWEILTRVKNLYHRLKPTEKRIVFLGQNIQLHESLLRLIPCCEVPLPSIEQIQDHLESYLLYLQESASEQEVTFTVSLTTEDKETLARAALGLTLEEISDFLRLTVKERLTSKGIVIDTTVIPLVVEYKTRLLAQMGIELGKSATIPFGGLDLLRDWLQRRSRLFSQEARSLNLPQPKGVLLAGPPGTGKSIVAKNIATILNLPLLQLDIASMLGSLVGESEGNVRRALKTAEAIAPCILWIDEVEKALSANGDTSGVSQRILGNILTFMSECTAGVFVVATCNDPTALPIEFKRKGRFDENFFVDLPTELERCQILKIHLERFGIEVPQEYLEAIAAATDKFSGAELETLASEAALLAFDEGRPQQVTLADLENCQLNITPLAVQDAAAVERMQSWSKIARPASSPVQVSKKGLRTSRFRTN
- a CDS encoding WGR domain-containing protein, with amino-acid sequence MEVYLIFVNAAQNSNKFWSAKVEQSNLTVEWGRVGYKSQQKVHSFGNAQQAVSKFHNLVAEKKMKGYRESQPQIDSTSDSLEIKRAIQLLEILRPYVAQRQFTNRNYLEALNQYLKIVPTPLGMKIDPSRIYRDVADVDHQLSLLNSLLETDSVLANNTTEESGNNKVISLKTIGKNFWRHL